The Caldalkalibacillus uzonensis genome contains a region encoding:
- a CDS encoding short-chain fatty acid transporter, which yields MHSIASRFKVGVERYLPDAFVFAILLTIVAYLMGVFLTDAGPFQMIEYWYNGFWGFLAFAMQMVVILVAGYCLAIAPIVQRGIKRLAKIPNNPGNAVMSTVLVSGAASFINWGFGLILGPIFARELAKNIKDIDYRVLIAAAFCGAMAMLPASISLTAPLLVNTPGHFLEDSIGLIPLSQTIFSTQMLFPALVSVIIFAFLFKKMHPSKDETVAFEEKFPANQSNQTEEETAATAEVQAETIAEKMDRSKLLNYIIVIGGLSWVIYYFATKGFDLNLDFTNFMLIMVGMALHGSPKNYFNAVKKAITATAGIVIQFPFYAGIMGMMASSGLIVLIANWFVSFSTEVTLPLFAFIAACIVNIFVPSAGGQWAVQGPIMIEAAKSLNVDPAVMVNAVAIGDVTTNMFQPFWALPALGIAGLGIRDIWGYCLVAMIIYFIIASISMILFI from the coding sequence TTGCATAGTATTGCCAGTAGGTTTAAAGTCGGTGTAGAGAGGTACCTGCCGGATGCATTTGTTTTTGCAATCTTATTGACAATTGTCGCTTATCTCATGGGTGTCTTTTTAACCGACGCAGGTCCGTTTCAAATGATCGAATATTGGTATAACGGATTTTGGGGCTTTTTAGCTTTCGCCATGCAAATGGTCGTTATCTTGGTCGCTGGCTATTGTTTGGCCATTGCACCCATCGTGCAAAGAGGTATAAAACGATTGGCTAAGATTCCAAATAATCCGGGCAACGCGGTTATGAGTACTGTACTGGTTAGTGGAGCTGCATCTTTTATTAACTGGGGATTCGGATTGATATTAGGTCCAATCTTTGCTAGAGAACTGGCCAAAAATATTAAAGATATCGATTATAGAGTGTTAATAGCAGCCGCTTTTTGTGGGGCGATGGCGATGCTTCCCGCATCAATATCCCTTACAGCTCCGTTGTTGGTTAACACACCGGGTCACTTTTTGGAAGATAGTATAGGTCTCATTCCTTTATCTCAGACAATTTTTAGTACACAAATGCTCTTTCCTGCACTCGTTTCGGTGATTATATTCGCATTTTTGTTTAAAAAGATGCACCCGAGTAAAGATGAAACGGTAGCTTTTGAAGAAAAGTTTCCGGCTAATCAGTCCAATCAAACGGAAGAGGAAACAGCTGCCACGGCGGAAGTTCAAGCTGAGACGATTGCCGAAAAAATGGATAGAAGCAAATTGTTGAATTACATTATTGTCATCGGTGGGTTGAGTTGGGTAATCTATTATTTCGCAACGAAAGGTTTTGATTTAAACCTAGATTTTACGAACTTCATGTTGATTATGGTCGGGATGGCATTGCATGGTTCACCGAAAAATTATTTTAACGCAGTTAAGAAAGCGATTACAGCAACAGCCGGCATTGTCATTCAGTTTCCATTTTACGCAGGAATTATGGGAATGATGGCCAGTTCAGGTCTTATTGTACTCATTGCAAATTGGTTCGTATCTTTCTCAACGGAGGTAACATTACCGTTATTCGCTTTTATTGCTGCATGTATCGTTAACATATTTGTACCTTCCGCAGGAGGACAATGGGCTGTTCAAGGACCTATCATGATTGAAGCAGCTAAAAGTTTAAATGTTGATCCTGCCGTAATGGTTAACGCGGTCGCTATTGGTGATGTCACGACGAACATGTTCCAACCATTCTGGGCGTTACCGGCTTTAGGTATTGCCGGGTTAGGTATACGTGATATATGGGGATATTGCTTAGTTGCGATGATTATTTATTTCATCATTGCATCTATTAGCATGATTCTCTTTATTTAA